One window from the genome of Pseudonocardia hierapolitana encodes:
- a CDS encoding LysR family transcriptional regulator produces MELQQMRYVVAVAETNSFTRAAERCLVVQSALSHQIARLERELGARLFDRTSRRVRLTPAGAAFLPTARQCLEAAERAAAEVAAAVGEVRGRLAVGLISTAAAVDIPGALRDFRQRYPQVRISLRVSPSEELIERVEQGAIDVAFCGLPTAAWPRGVDARELARDRYVAVVAPDHPLAEEPVVDLRRLSSEVFVDLPANTAGRAQSDQAFAAAGLSRDVAFEVTTAYLIARLVGHGLGVAVLPAAYAPQLTGVTTIEVSDAPARVEYVIWSRAGRTPAATAFLTLVGVPGL; encoded by the coding sequence GTGGAGCTCCAGCAGATGCGCTACGTCGTCGCCGTCGCCGAGACGAACAGCTTCACCCGGGCCGCCGAGCGATGTCTGGTCGTCCAGTCCGCCCTCAGCCACCAGATCGCGCGCCTGGAACGCGAACTGGGAGCGAGACTGTTCGACCGCACAAGCCGTCGGGTGCGGCTGACTCCGGCAGGCGCGGCGTTCCTCCCCACCGCACGCCAGTGCCTGGAGGCCGCCGAGCGCGCTGCCGCCGAGGTCGCCGCCGCAGTCGGTGAGGTGCGCGGACGGCTCGCCGTGGGCCTGATCTCCACCGCCGCTGCGGTCGATATCCCGGGCGCGCTGCGCGACTTCCGCCAGCGGTACCCGCAAGTGCGCATCAGCCTGCGCGTCAGCCCGAGCGAGGAACTCATCGAGCGGGTCGAGCAGGGGGCCATCGACGTGGCCTTCTGCGGGCTGCCGACCGCGGCGTGGCCCCGGGGTGTCGACGCCCGGGAACTCGCCCGTGACCGATACGTCGCCGTGGTCGCGCCAGACCACCCGCTCGCCGAAGAACCAGTGGTCGACCTGCGGAGGCTTTCCTCCGAGGTGTTCGTGGACCTGCCGGCCAACACAGCCGGACGTGCCCAATCCGACCAGGCGTTCGCAGCCGCTGGTCTCAGCCGCGACGTCGCCTTCGAAGTGACGACGGCCTACCTCATAGCTCGGTTGGTCGGGCATGGCCTCGGCGTCGCCGTACTCCCCGCCGCATACGCGCCTCAGCTCACGGGCGTGACCACGATCGAGGTATCCGACGCGCCGGCCCGCGTCGAGTACGTCATCTGGAGCCGTGCCGGCCGCACGCCCGCGGCAACCGCGTTCCTCACCCTTGTCGGAGTCCCGGGGTTGTAG
- the tsaB gene encoding tRNA (adenosine(37)-N6)-threonylcarbamoyltransferase complex dimerization subunit type 1 TsaB: MLVLALDTATPAVTAGVVELTDDAVLLRAARVEHDARKHAELLMPAVQAVCGDAGMPLRAIDAVVVGAGPGPFTGLRVGMVTAAALGDALGVPVHGVCSLDAIAVDAAGEGLLLVVTDARRREVYWAAYDESGERVDGPHVQAPAAVAERARELGAVAAAGGSAALVGLPARPPESPSPTGLVAVAAPILRAGAAPDPLVPLYLRRPDAVEPGTRKRVSA, encoded by the coding sequence GTGCTGGTCCTGGCCCTCGACACCGCCACGCCCGCCGTCACCGCTGGTGTCGTCGAGCTGACCGATGACGCTGTCCTCCTGCGTGCCGCCCGCGTCGAGCATGACGCGCGCAAGCACGCCGAGCTGCTCATGCCCGCCGTGCAGGCGGTGTGCGGCGATGCAGGCATGCCGTTGCGTGCGATCGACGCGGTCGTCGTCGGCGCGGGGCCGGGGCCGTTCACGGGGCTGCGGGTCGGGATGGTGACCGCCGCGGCCCTCGGCGACGCTCTCGGCGTACCGGTGCACGGCGTGTGCTCGCTCGACGCCATCGCTGTCGACGCGGCGGGGGAGGGCCTGCTGCTCGTCGTCACCGACGCGCGGCGCCGCGAGGTCTACTGGGCCGCCTACGACGAGTCCGGGGAGCGGGTCGACGGGCCGCACGTCCAGGCGCCGGCCGCAGTGGCCGAGCGGGCGCGCGAGCTGGGGGCGGTGGCCGCGGCAGGAGGGTCGGCGGCGCTGGTCGGGCTGCCGGCGCGGCCACCGGAGTCGCCGTCGCCCACGGGGCTCGTCGCGGTGGCGGCGCCCATCCTGCGTGCGGGTGCGGCGCCGGACCCGCTCGTGCCGCTCTACCTGCGCCGCCCCGACGCCGTGGAGCCCGGCACCCGCAAGCGGGTGAGCGCCTGA
- a CDS encoding NUDIX domain-containing protein, protein MTESESAMPAAMDSLPGKHMAAGVLFRDRADRVLLVEPSYKPDWEIPGGVVEVEESPWAAASRELAEELGWDGPVGRLLVVDHVRPEGPRPEGMRFVFDGGVLEEADLVGTVFPDGEIRSAGFHTVAEARGKVKPVLADRIAAALEAVELGVTVLCEQGRRIA, encoded by the coding sequence GTGACCGAGTCGGAATCCGCAATGCCTGCTGCGATGGATTCGCTGCCCGGCAAGCACATGGCTGCAGGAGTGCTGTTCCGGGACCGGGCGGATCGGGTGTTGCTCGTCGAGCCGTCCTACAAGCCGGACTGGGAGATTCCCGGCGGTGTGGTGGAGGTCGAAGAGTCCCCATGGGCGGCGGCGAGCCGCGAGTTGGCCGAGGAGCTGGGCTGGGACGGGCCGGTGGGCCGGCTGCTGGTGGTCGACCACGTGCGTCCAGAGGGCCCGCGTCCCGAGGGCATGAGGTTCGTCTTCGACGGTGGGGTGCTCGAAGAGGCCGACCTGGTGGGAACGGTGTTCCCGGACGGGGAGATCCGCTCAGCGGGGTTCCACACGGTGGCTGAGGCCAGGGGCAAGGTCAAGCCAGTGCTGGCCGACCGCATCGCGGCGGCGCTGGAGGCGGTGGAGCTGGGCGTGACCGTTCTGTGCGAACAGGGACGGCGCATCGCCTGA
- a CDS encoding SMP-30/gluconolactonase/LRE family protein gives MRSLKGFGAALTALAMALPMGGCAGGQSELPAETLPTSISLPAGFRPEGIAIGPGPFAFIGSMADGSIYRADLRTGRGEIFSRGPGTPSLGLKTDTQGRLFVAGGTGGDARVVDTRTGEVLASYRLATGPSFVNDLTFTQGAAWFTDSTAPVLYKLPLRDRELPVAAERIPLTGDLVYGDGFNANGITPTPDGQGLLVVQSNTGALFRVDFSGATRRVDLHGESLPEGDGMLLHGRTLLVVQNRLNVVAVLRLNEAGTEGRVERRVGDPQFDVPATMATFESRLYLPNARFTTTQTPDTPYNAVAIPLPAPLS, from the coding sequence ATGCGATCGCTGAAGGGCTTCGGCGCGGCTCTCACCGCACTCGCTATGGCCCTCCCCATGGGCGGGTGCGCCGGCGGACAATCGGAGCTGCCGGCCGAAACCCTTCCGACATCGATCTCGCTGCCCGCCGGTTTCCGGCCCGAAGGCATCGCCATCGGGCCTGGCCCGTTCGCCTTCATCGGCTCCATGGCCGACGGCTCGATCTACCGCGCCGACCTGCGCACCGGACGTGGCGAGATCTTCAGCCGGGGGCCGGGCACACCGTCCCTCGGTTTGAAGACGGATACGCAGGGACGGCTGTTCGTAGCGGGTGGTACGGGCGGTGACGCGCGCGTGGTCGACACCCGCACCGGCGAGGTGCTGGCCTCCTACCGGCTGGCCACCGGACCATCGTTCGTGAACGACCTCACATTCACCCAGGGCGCTGCGTGGTTCACCGACTCCACCGCCCCGGTGCTCTACAAGCTGCCGCTGCGTGACCGAGAGCTCCCCGTCGCCGCGGAGCGGATCCCGCTCACCGGGGATCTCGTGTACGGCGACGGCTTCAACGCCAACGGCATCACGCCGACCCCGGACGGCCAGGGCCTGCTCGTGGTGCAGTCGAACACCGGTGCACTGTTCCGCGTCGACTTCTCCGGCGCGACCCGCCGGGTGGACCTGCACGGCGAGTCGTTGCCGGAAGGTGACGGGATGCTGCTGCACGGCCGGACGTTGCTGGTGGTGCAGAACCGGCTCAACGTCGTGGCCGTCCTGCGGCTGAACGAGGCGGGAACCGAGGGCCGCGTCGAGCGGCGGGTCGGCGATCCGCAGTTCGACGTGCCGGCCACCATGGCCACTTTCGAGTCACGGCTGTACCTCCCCAATGCTCGCTTCACCACGACGCAGACCCCGGACACGCCGTACAACGCCGTCGCCATCCCCCTCCCCGCTCCGCTTTCCTGA
- the alr gene encoding alanine racemase, with the protein MIDYVQSPSSAPRAEALVDLAAVRHNIAVLRAAAPRAELMAVVKADGYGHGAVPVAEAALVAGASWLGVCTLEEAAELRGAGITAPLLSWLHLPDDDFTEAVATDVDLSVASRAHLAAVTAGARRAGRPARVHLKTDTGLSRGGAQPAAWDALLDDVEKAAADGHVEVVAVWSHLANADVPDHPSLEVQAARLTAAWEAACARGFTPIRHLANAAATLTRPDLHFDLVRPGIAVYGLDPLGRRPAGTPLRPAMTLRGRVALVKRVPAGEGVSYGHEWTTPCETTLALVPVGYADGVPRLLGGRLRVLLGGALRPVVGRVSMDQVVVDCEDGTDVREGDTAVFFGPGDHGEPTAQDWADELGTIHYEIVTGVHSRRVTRSYTGIAE; encoded by the coding sequence ATGATTGACTACGTGCAGTCTCCGTCGAGCGCGCCGCGGGCCGAAGCCCTCGTCGATCTCGCCGCCGTCCGCCACAACATCGCGGTGCTCCGTGCTGCGGCCCCTCGGGCCGAGCTGATGGCGGTGGTCAAGGCCGACGGTTACGGGCACGGCGCGGTGCCGGTCGCGGAGGCGGCGCTGGTGGCGGGGGCGTCCTGGCTGGGCGTGTGCACCCTCGAGGAGGCCGCCGAGCTGCGGGGCGCCGGGATCACCGCGCCCCTGCTGTCGTGGCTGCACCTGCCGGACGACGACTTCACCGAGGCCGTCGCCACCGACGTCGATCTCTCGGTCGCGTCGAGGGCGCACCTCGCTGCCGTCACGGCGGGTGCCCGGCGCGCCGGCCGGCCTGCGCGGGTGCACCTGAAGACCGACACGGGGCTCTCCCGGGGTGGGGCGCAACCCGCCGCGTGGGACGCGCTGCTCGACGACGTCGAGAAGGCGGCCGCCGACGGGCACGTGGAGGTCGTGGCGGTCTGGTCGCACCTGGCCAACGCCGACGTCCCGGACCACCCGAGCCTCGAGGTGCAGGCGGCCCGGCTCACGGCGGCGTGGGAGGCGGCCTGCGCGCGCGGGTTCACCCCGATCCGCCACCTGGCCAACGCCGCGGCGACGCTCACCCGGCCCGATCTGCACTTCGACCTCGTCAGGCCGGGGATCGCGGTCTACGGGCTCGACCCGTTGGGTCGCAGGCCCGCCGGGACCCCCCTGAGGCCTGCGATGACGCTGCGCGGCCGGGTGGCGCTGGTCAAGCGCGTGCCGGCCGGCGAGGGCGTGTCGTACGGGCACGAGTGGACCACTCCCTGCGAGACCACCCTTGCTCTCGTTCCCGTCGGGTACGCCGACGGGGTGCCGCGCCTGCTGGGGGGTCGGCTGCGGGTGCTGCTCGGTGGCGCACTGCGGCCGGTCGTCGGCCGGGTGAGCATGGATCAGGTCGTGGTCGACTGCGAGGACGGCACGGACGTCCGGGAAGGTGACACAGCGGTGTTCTTCGGCCCCGGTGATCATGGTGAGCCGACCGCCCAGGACTGGGCGGACGAGCTCGGCACCATCCACTACGAGATCGTGACGGGCGTGCACAGCAGACGCGTGACCCGTTCGTACACCGGGATCGCAGAGTGA
- the tsaE gene encoding tRNA (adenosine(37)-N6)-threonylcarbamoyltransferase complex ATPase subunit type 1 TsaE has translation MTAGLELDVELVLPEPADTEALGERLAAELGPGDLVVLSGPLGAGKTVLVRGIARGLGVAGPVTSPTFVIAREHRPLPGGRGVPLVHVDAYRLGGAAELDDLDLDTDLSEAVVVVEWGEGVAERLASRHLLVRLQRRPDDVRTATVSRVEDA, from the coding sequence ATGACCGCCGGGCTGGAGCTGGACGTCGAGTTGGTGCTGCCCGAACCGGCCGACACGGAGGCGCTCGGCGAGCGGCTCGCCGCCGAGCTCGGGCCGGGCGACCTCGTCGTGCTGTCCGGGCCGCTGGGCGCGGGCAAGACGGTGCTGGTGCGCGGCATCGCCCGCGGGCTCGGGGTGGCCGGGCCGGTCACCTCGCCGACGTTCGTGATCGCGCGCGAGCACCGGCCGCTCCCCGGCGGGCGCGGCGTGCCGCTCGTGCACGTCGACGCCTACCGCCTCGGCGGCGCCGCCGAGCTCGACGACCTCGACCTCGACACCGACCTGTCCGAGGCCGTCGTCGTGGTCGAGTGGGGCGAGGGCGTGGCGGAGCGGCTGGCGTCCCGGCACCTGCTCGTGCGGCTGCAACGCCGGCCCGACGACGTGCGCACGGCCACCGTGTCCCGGGTGGAGGACGCGTGA
- the rimI gene encoding ribosomal protein S18-alanine N-acetyltransferase: protein MPATVQIDVLRESDAARCAELERLLFPGDDPWSERAFRDELQAGHPYLAARDGELLVGYAGLGFVAGPPQAEAEIHTIGVDPAHQRRGIGRALLRGLLTVADELGATVFLEVRTDNEAAQALYEAEGFTVVGLRKRYYRPSGADAYTMRRERRS, encoded by the coding sequence ATGCCAGCCACCGTGCAGATCGACGTGCTGCGCGAGTCGGACGCGGCGCGCTGCGCCGAGCTGGAGCGGCTGCTCTTCCCGGGCGACGACCCGTGGAGCGAGCGGGCGTTCCGCGACGAGCTGCAGGCGGGCCACCCGTACCTGGCCGCTCGGGACGGCGAGCTGCTCGTCGGATACGCGGGGCTCGGCTTCGTCGCCGGGCCGCCGCAGGCCGAGGCGGAGATCCACACGATCGGCGTCGACCCCGCCCACCAGCGCCGCGGCATCGGCCGCGCGCTGTTGCGCGGGCTGCTCACGGTGGCCGACGAGCTGGGCGCCACCGTGTTCCTCGAGGTCCGCACCGACAACGAGGCCGCGCAGGCGCTCTACGAGGCCGAGGGGTTCACGGTGGTGGGGCTGCGCAAGCGTTACTACCGACCCAGCGGCGCGGACGCGTACACGATGCGGCGGGAGCGCAGATCATGA
- a CDS encoding HAD family hydrolase, with protein sequence MIKAVIFDWGGTLTPWKRIDNLEGWRLLAEVLHDGDAERAAALADALLAAEDARWAAAREEHLAFTLEQVLADAAHHHPADVPAQVRESALALHREFWLGQMPTDPEAGPVLRILRERGLKLGVLSSTSWPREWHEDRFRSDGVLDLFDACVWSSDLEWTKPHPEAFRAAMDAVGVDDPRACVYVGDRPYDDISGAKAVGMRAVFVPHSDIPAVQQVPVDVHPDAVLHRLTDLPELIANW encoded by the coding sequence GTGATCAAGGCCGTCATCTTCGACTGGGGCGGCACGCTCACCCCCTGGAAACGGATCGACAACCTCGAGGGCTGGCGCCTGCTCGCCGAGGTGCTGCACGACGGTGACGCCGAGCGCGCTGCGGCCCTCGCGGACGCACTGCTGGCCGCGGAGGACGCGCGCTGGGCCGCCGCCCGCGAGGAGCACCTGGCGTTCACCCTCGAGCAGGTGCTGGCCGACGCCGCGCACCACCATCCGGCCGACGTCCCGGCCCAGGTGCGCGAGTCGGCGCTGGCCCTGCACCGCGAGTTCTGGCTCGGGCAGATGCCGACCGACCCGGAGGCCGGGCCCGTGCTGCGCATCCTGCGGGAGCGCGGCCTGAAGCTCGGCGTGCTGTCGTCCACCTCGTGGCCGCGGGAGTGGCACGAGGACCGGTTCCGCTCCGACGGGGTACTGGACCTGTTCGACGCCTGCGTCTGGTCGAGCGACCTGGAGTGGACCAAACCACACCCCGAGGCGTTCCGGGCCGCCATGGACGCGGTGGGCGTCGACGATCCGCGGGCGTGCGTCTACGTGGGCGACCGGCCCTACGACGACATCAGCGGCGCCAAGGCCGTGGGCATGCGGGCGGTCTTCGTGCCGCACTCGGACATCCCGGCCGTGCAGCAGGTTCCGGTGGACGTGCATCCGGACGCCGTGCTGCACCGGCTCACGGACCTGCCGGAGCTCATCGCCAACTGGTAG
- a CDS encoding alpha/beta fold hydrolase: MRRGQIWGAVAGAAGAAVTGVAVGVAARKHSRVASERRRLATQLSEKPPQLAGVPESEPSSVTADDGVRISAEEIEARDGNPALTVVLVHGFALDRRTWHFQRQSLPALSDPSIRVVLYDQRSHGRSERAPQESCTIEQLGHDLDAVIRALAPEGPLVLVGHSMGGMTIMALAEQNPELFAERVAGVAFVSTSAGEVASGGLPGTLLSRHNPLTRTVGLLARLQPTLVETARRALGDVIWSLTRKFAYGQHNVAPWLVDLVDTMIGANAVDALIDFADTVNSHNRVAALPALAHCEVLVAAGTADRVIPVTHSDVIAAELPDARLVHFDGVGHLPMLERPAEMDEALVDLIRRSADRVRPRRFRWRA, encoded by the coding sequence GTGAGACGAGGACAGATCTGGGGAGCTGTGGCCGGAGCGGCGGGTGCGGCGGTCACCGGCGTCGCCGTCGGCGTGGCCGCCCGGAAGCACTCACGGGTCGCGTCGGAGCGCAGGCGCCTCGCCACGCAGCTGTCGGAGAAGCCACCGCAGCTGGCCGGGGTGCCGGAGAGCGAGCCGTCGTCGGTCACCGCCGATGACGGGGTGCGCATCTCTGCAGAGGAGATCGAGGCGCGGGACGGGAACCCGGCGCTCACGGTGGTGCTCGTGCACGGCTTCGCGCTGGACCGGCGCACGTGGCACTTCCAGCGCCAGTCGCTGCCTGCGCTGTCCGACCCGTCGATCCGCGTGGTCCTCTACGACCAGCGCAGCCACGGCCGTTCCGAGCGCGCCCCGCAGGAGAGCTGCACCATCGAGCAGCTCGGCCACGACCTCGACGCGGTCATCAGGGCGCTGGCCCCCGAGGGTCCGCTCGTGCTCGTCGGCCACTCGATGGGTGGCATGACGATCATGGCGCTCGCCGAGCAGAACCCGGAGCTGTTCGCCGAGCGGGTGGCCGGTGTCGCGTTCGTGTCGACGTCGGCGGGTGAGGTGGCCAGCGGCGGCCTGCCCGGCACGCTGCTCTCCCGGCACAACCCGCTCACCCGCACCGTCGGCCTGCTCGCGCGGCTGCAGCCCACGCTCGTGGAGACCGCGCGGCGCGCACTCGGTGACGTGATCTGGTCGCTCACCCGCAAGTTCGCCTACGGCCAACACAACGTCGCCCCGTGGCTCGTCGACCTCGTCGACACGATGATCGGCGCCAACGCCGTCGACGCACTCATCGACTTCGCCGACACCGTCAACAGCCACAACCGGGTGGCCGCGCTGCCCGCGCTCGCCCACTGCGAGGTGCTCGTCGCCGCGGGCACCGCCGACCGCGTGATCCCGGTCACGCACAGCGACGTCATCGCGGCAGAGCTGCCGGACGCCCGGCTGGTGCACTTCGACGGGGTCGGGCACCTGCCCATGCTGGAACGGCCGGCCGAGATGGACGAGGCGCTCGTCGACCTCATCCGGCGCAGCGCCGACCGGGTCCGCCCGCGCCGCTTCCGGTGGCGTGCATGA
- a CDS encoding CGNR zinc finger domain-containing protein, translating into MPASPVLRLDAGAAWLDLLASVGNAYGTHPVERLTGPPVMQRWLAHHGLTAGRTPTDRDVASARALRETLRPLALAVLDEAPVPAEPLQALQRWLDADAPLRAVERNGRPAPAPPPTPAAALARVARQALEHLGGPEAQHLHACAADDCRMAFLDPGGRRRWCAPERCGVRARVRAHRARVRGRAG; encoded by the coding sequence CGGCGCCGCATGGCTGGACCTGCTGGCCAGCGTCGGGAACGCGTACGGCACCCATCCGGTCGAGCGCCTCACCGGGCCACCGGTCATGCAGCGCTGGCTCGCCCACCACGGGCTGACCGCCGGACGCACCCCGACCGACCGCGACGTCGCGAGCGCCCGTGCGCTCCGCGAGACGCTGCGCCCCCTCGCGCTCGCCGTGCTGGACGAGGCCCCGGTCCCCGCCGAGCCACTGCAGGCGCTCCAACGCTGGCTCGACGCGGACGCCCCGCTCCGCGCGGTCGAACGGAACGGGCGCCCCGCACCCGCACCACCGCCCACCCCGGCAGCCGCGCTCGCCCGCGTGGCCCGGCAGGCGCTCGAGCACCTGGGCGGCCCGGAGGCGCAGCACCTGCACGCCTGCGCCGCGGACGACTGCCGGATGGCCTTCCTCGACCCCGGTGGCCGCAGGCGATGGTGCGCCCCGGAACGCTGCGGTGTGCGCGCGCGGGTGCGGGCCCATCGCGCACGAGTCCGCGGCCGAGCGGGCTAG
- the tsaD gene encoding tRNA (adenosine(37)-N6)-threonylcarbamoyltransferase complex transferase subunit TsaD, with amino-acid sequence MIVLGIETSCDETGVGVVRLDDAGGVELLANEVASSVDEHARFGGVVPEVASRAHLQAMVPAVHRALDTAGVTGQDVEAVAVTAGPGLTGALLVGVAAAKAYAAAWDVPLYGVNHLAAHVAVDTLQHGPLPPCLALLVSGGHSSLLDVPDLAGPVTPLGATIDDAAGEAFDKVARLLGLPFPGGPHIDRVARDGDPAAIAFPRGLTGPRDAPFDFSFSGLKTAVARHVEALERVGTPVPVADVAASFQEAVVDVLTAKAVRAARERGMDTLLLGGGVAANSRLRALAQERCDAAGIGLRVPRPALCTDNGAMVAALGAHLLAAGAAASPPDLPADSSLPVTEVLVG; translated from the coding sequence ATGATCGTCCTGGGGATCGAGACCTCGTGCGACGAGACGGGCGTCGGCGTGGTGCGCCTCGACGATGCGGGCGGGGTGGAGCTGCTCGCCAACGAGGTGGCCTCCTCGGTCGACGAGCACGCCCGGTTCGGCGGTGTCGTGCCCGAGGTGGCGTCGCGCGCTCACCTGCAGGCCATGGTGCCCGCCGTGCACCGCGCGCTCGACACCGCGGGCGTCACCGGCCAGGACGTCGAGGCGGTCGCGGTCACCGCCGGCCCAGGGCTCACCGGCGCCCTGCTCGTCGGGGTCGCGGCGGCCAAGGCCTACGCGGCCGCCTGGGACGTGCCGCTGTACGGGGTGAACCACCTCGCCGCGCACGTCGCCGTCGACACGCTGCAGCACGGTCCGCTGCCGCCGTGCCTCGCGCTGCTCGTCTCCGGCGGGCACTCGAGCCTCCTCGACGTGCCCGACCTCGCCGGCCCCGTCACCCCGCTCGGCGCCACGATCGACGACGCGGCGGGCGAGGCGTTCGACAAGGTCGCGCGCCTGCTCGGGCTGCCGTTCCCCGGCGGTCCGCACATCGACCGGGTGGCCCGTGACGGCGACCCGGCGGCGATCGCGTTCCCCCGCGGCCTCACCGGTCCGCGTGACGCCCCGTTCGACTTCTCGTTCTCCGGGCTCAAGACCGCGGTCGCGCGCCACGTCGAGGCGTTGGAGCGGGTCGGCACGCCGGTGCCCGTGGCGGACGTCGCCGCGAGCTTCCAGGAGGCCGTGGTCGACGTGCTCACGGCGAAGGCCGTGCGTGCGGCCCGGGAGCGCGGGATGGACACCCTGCTGCTCGGCGGCGGGGTGGCGGCCAACTCGCGGCTGCGCGCGCTGGCGCAGGAGCGCTGCGACGCCGCGGGCATCGGGTTGCGCGTGCCGCGGCCCGCGCTGTGCACCGACAACGGGGCGATGGTCGCGGCGCTCGGCGCGCACCTGCTGGCCGCCGGTGCCGCGGCGAGCCCACCGGACCTGCCGGCCGACTCCTCTCTCCCGGTCACCGAGGTGCTGGTCGGCTGA